One part of the Mycobacterium marinum genome encodes these proteins:
- a CDS encoding LapA family protein, translating to MSSNQSGSAGPPPQTKAPSTPAPKPAPSSGEPPIKFTRAAALWSSLITGFLVLIVLLIFIAQNTASTAFAFFGWHWSLPLGVAILLAAVGGGLLTVAVGTARILQLRREAKKSHAQALRATNPGR from the coding sequence ATGAGCAGCAACCAATCTGGCTCAGCTGGTCCCCCACCGCAGACCAAAGCGCCCTCGACGCCGGCGCCAAAGCCCGCTCCGAGTTCGGGGGAACCCCCGATCAAGTTCACCCGGGCGGCCGCGCTGTGGTCCTCACTGATCACCGGCTTCTTGGTGCTGATCGTGTTGCTGATCTTCATCGCCCAAAACACCGCCTCGACGGCTTTCGCCTTCTTCGGCTGGCATTGGAGCCTGCCCCTGGGTGTGGCGATACTGCTGGCGGCCGTGGGGGGCGGTTTGCTGACCGTCGCGGTCGGCACCGCGCGGATTCTGCAGCTGCGCCGCGAGGCGAAAAAGAGTCACGCGCAGGCACTGCGGGCCACCAACCCCGGGCGTTGA
- a CDS encoding ABC transporter permease yields MSFLQQALSYLSTAANWTGSAGLAERTAEHLEYTALAVTASALVAIPIGLIIGHTGRGQVLVVSAVNGLRALPTLGVLLLGVLLFGLGLGPPIVALMLLGMPPLLAGTYAGIASVDPLVVDAARAMGMTEAQVVLRVEMPNALPLILGGLRSATLQVVATATVAAYASLGGLGRYLIDGIKERQFHIALVGALMVAALALSLDGLLALAGWASVPGTGRLSRFWHQPDDRIDVAVSPNSAAVGSHVLR; encoded by the coding sequence ATGAGTTTCCTGCAGCAGGCGCTGTCCTATTTGTCCACCGCCGCAAATTGGACCGGATCGGCCGGCCTGGCCGAGCGCACCGCCGAGCACCTGGAATACACCGCGCTGGCCGTGACGGCGTCGGCGCTGGTTGCCATACCGATTGGGTTGATCATCGGGCACACCGGCCGTGGTCAGGTGCTGGTGGTCAGCGCGGTCAACGGGCTGCGCGCCTTGCCGACGCTGGGCGTGCTGCTGCTCGGTGTGCTGTTGTTCGGACTGGGGCTGGGGCCGCCGATAGTCGCGCTGATGCTGTTGGGCATGCCGCCGCTACTGGCCGGCACCTACGCGGGCATCGCCAGCGTCGACCCGCTGGTGGTCGATGCCGCCCGTGCGATGGGTATGACCGAGGCCCAGGTGGTGTTGCGCGTCGAGATGCCCAACGCCCTGCCACTGATACTCGGCGGGTTGCGCAGCGCGACGCTGCAAGTGGTCGCCACCGCGACGGTGGCTGCCTACGCCAGCCTGGGCGGGCTGGGCCGCTACCTGATCGATGGGATCAAGGAACGTCAGTTCCATATCGCCTTGGTCGGTGCGCTGATGGTGGCGGCCTTGGCGCTGTCTTTGGACGGGCTGCTGGCGTTGGCGGGATGGGCGTCGGTGCCCGGTACCGGCCGCCTGAGCAGGTTCTGGCACCAGCCAGATGACCGAATTGACGTTGCAGTTAGTCCCAATTCCGCCGCGGTTGGTTCACACGTCCTACGGTAG
- a CDS encoding ABC transporter substrate-binding protein yields MGTLRRVCRATLAAALCVVMVCSVAACGSSDPFGTTSCDINSIVVGSGDFPESQIVAELYAQALRANGFEVGMRLGIGSRETYIPALKDHSIDLVPEYIGNLLLYFDPHATVTLLEAVELELYRRLPGDLSVLTPSPASDTDTVTVTSATADKWNLKTIADLAPHSANLRFAAPSAFQNRPSGLRGLREKYGLDISPQNFVTINDGGGAVTVRALLDGTVDAADIFSTSPTIRQNHLVVLADPEHNFRAGNIVPLLNSQKKSDRIKDVLDAVSAKLTTEGVAELNASVSGNGGIDPDEAARKWLHDNGFDHPIRP; encoded by the coding sequence ATGGGGACGCTGCGGCGCGTGTGCCGCGCAACACTCGCCGCAGCGCTGTGCGTTGTGATGGTGTGTTCGGTCGCGGCCTGCGGCAGTTCGGACCCATTCGGGACCACCAGCTGTGACATCAACTCGATCGTGGTCGGGTCTGGCGACTTCCCGGAATCGCAGATTGTCGCCGAACTCTATGCACAGGCGTTGCGGGCAAATGGCTTCGAGGTCGGAATGCGGTTGGGAATCGGCAGCCGCGAAACCTACATACCGGCGCTCAAGGACCATTCCATCGATCTGGTTCCGGAGTACATCGGAAACCTCTTGCTGTACTTCGACCCACACGCCACCGTGACCCTGCTGGAGGCCGTCGAATTGGAGCTTTACCGGCGGCTGCCCGGAGATCTGTCGGTTCTCACGCCGTCGCCGGCTTCGGATACCGACACGGTCACCGTCACCAGTGCTACCGCCGACAAGTGGAACCTGAAGACGATCGCGGACCTGGCCCCGCATTCCGCGAATCTGCGGTTCGCGGCGCCCTCGGCGTTTCAGAACAGGCCGTCCGGATTGCGTGGGCTGCGCGAGAAATACGGGCTCGACATCTCACCTCAGAATTTCGTGACGATCAACGACGGCGGCGGCGCGGTAACAGTGCGGGCGTTGTTGGACGGAACGGTCGACGCCGCCGACATTTTCAGCACGTCGCCGACGATCCGGCAGAACCACCTGGTGGTGCTCGCCGATCCGGAGCACAACTTCCGGGCCGGCAACATTGTGCCGCTGCTCAATTCGCAGAAGAAGTCTGATCGCATCAAAGACGTCCTCGACGCGGTGTCAGCGAAGTTGACCACCGAAGGCGTGGCTGAGCTCAACGCTTCGGTATCGGGCAACGGTGGCATCGACCCTGATGAGGCCGCGCGGAAATGGTTGCACGACAACGGCTTCGATCATCCGATCCGGCCCTAG
- a CDS encoding putative glycolipid-binding domain-containing protein has translation MNSVSSDPARRLWTAMLTWRAQDVSRMESVRIQVSGKRIRANGRIVAAATTSNPAFGAFYDLQTDETGATKRFGLTVTLAERERQLAIARDEENMWLVTDHQGESRAGYNGALDIDLVFSPFFNALPIRRLGIHERAEMITLPMVYVNVPDMSVDAATVSYSSEGRLDGIKLRSPVADTTVTVDDEGFILDYPGLAERI, from the coding sequence GTGAACTCAGTTTCCTCTGATCCGGCTCGGCGCCTCTGGACGGCTATGTTGACGTGGCGTGCTCAAGACGTCTCGCGCATGGAATCGGTACGAATTCAGGTGTCCGGCAAGCGGATCAGGGCAAATGGCCGCATTGTGGCGGCCGCCACCACCAGCAACCCCGCATTCGGCGCTTTCTACGATCTGCAGACCGACGAGACCGGCGCCACCAAACGGTTCGGACTGACCGTCACGCTGGCCGAGCGGGAACGTCAGCTCGCGATCGCCCGGGACGAAGAGAACATGTGGTTGGTCACCGACCACCAGGGGGAGAGCCGAGCGGGGTACAACGGCGCGCTGGACATCGACCTGGTGTTCAGCCCGTTCTTCAACGCGCTGCCGATCCGGCGCCTCGGAATCCACGAGCGTGCGGAGATGATCACCTTGCCGATGGTCTACGTCAACGTGCCGGACATGAGCGTCGACGCGGCCACCGTGAGCTACAGCAGTGAGGGCCGCCTGGATGGCATCAAGTTGCGCTCCCCGGTCGCCGATACCACCGTGACCGTCGACGATGAAGGTTTCATCCTGGACTATCCAGGCTTGGCAGAGCGGATTTGA
- a CDS encoding PE family protein, translating into MSFVNVAPQQLSAAAAEVAGIGSAVSAASRAAAAPTMGLLAAGADEVSVGIAALFTDHAQQYEVVLEEFLDGLQGGFGRTLDAAAKAYASAEAASAAALGRVWDATAGPTAVLSGAYEAAATAAKAGEGPVGVVQAVIGAESDALLVQPAHTLSQAWITSPLGQVVDPVINAPFEAAIGRDLIGNGAPGVAGVNGGAGEAGGLLFGDGGTGAAATATTVAGRGGDAGLIGSGGAGGAGLAGSSAATMAGGSGGRGGLLLGDGGAGAPGAASFDPNVAGGAGGAGGDAGKIGDGGRGGDGGHGATGTAGDATHLEGGRGSDGGAGGKGGNAGDYGHGGAGGTGGQGGRGGTGSAGLTPGDKGFQGGLGGSGGVGGAGGEGGLIKGNGGAGGAGGIGGTGGIGGDGSRGDTPLGPFNVDGHSGGDGGRGGLGGNGGHGGVGGGHTAGNGFHDGTTGAGGVGGVGGTGGNGGTGGDGLHTALGRQGNGGAGGHGGNGNQGGYGGLSGDESSRAAQGATGNDGNGGNGGKGANGNAALGANRNGGNGGIGGTGFIGGNGGNGGGGVAGGTGGNGGNGAAGVSAGGAGGAGGAGGEGNGANDVDGGNGGNGGNGGHGASTGGNGGNGGAGGNGNGGTAGTGGKGGDGGTASNDGVGGDGGSGGRGGDGNTRYTPRGNVGGHGGNGGAGGAAGTGGHGGSGGDGGNGGINANGAAGGAGGNGGAGGGSTLLANGHGGSGGAGGNGGIGGENASNRGATGGAGGAGGIGGAGSLSINGGGYGGLGGNGGTGGAGGAGANETYGGSGGSGGAAGNGGVGGLNGVGGNGGVGGHGGTGANGQFNGGNGGRGGVGGTGGAGTTAGNGGHGGTGGTGGDGQTAAGVGGSGGTGGNGGSSNTADGVAGKGGAGGDAGDGGRGAQTGAQGGHGGKGGLGGDNVYGAGGAGGDGGRGGSGGYAGNGGPWSSPGTGGTGGTGGAGGTGVTGGDGGRGGSGGAGGDGAGTFAGNGGNGGLGGAGGLGTDGYGGWGGEGGWGGDAGTTRLSSAVGGSGGNGGHGGTSTLNGQQVVGSDGGPGEGPGPNRSGGEGGSRGRPGGR; encoded by the coding sequence GTGTCGTTTGTGAATGTGGCTCCGCAGCAGTTGAGTGCGGCGGCAGCGGAGGTGGCCGGCATCGGGTCGGCCGTGAGTGCGGCCAGCAGGGCGGCGGCGGCTCCGACGATGGGCTTGTTGGCCGCTGGCGCCGATGAGGTGTCGGTGGGGATCGCGGCGTTGTTCACCGATCACGCGCAGCAGTACGAGGTGGTGCTCGAGGAATTTCTGGACGGCCTGCAGGGAGGGTTCGGGCGGACCCTTGACGCCGCCGCAAAGGCCTACGCGAGTGCGGAGGCCGCCAGCGCCGCCGCGTTGGGGCGGGTGTGGGACGCCACGGCCGGGCCGACCGCAGTGCTCTCCGGTGCCTACGAGGCGGCGGCCACCGCGGCCAAAGCCGGGGAGGGCCCGGTCGGGGTGGTGCAGGCGGTGATCGGCGCGGAATCTGACGCGTTGTTGGTGCAGCCAGCACATACGCTGAGCCAGGCCTGGATCACCAGTCCGCTGGGCCAGGTGGTGGATCCGGTGATCAATGCGCCGTTCGAGGCAGCAATCGGGCGGGACTTGATCGGCAATGGCGCACCGGGGGTGGCCGGAGTCAACGGCGGCGCGGGCGAGGCGGGTGGCTTGCTGTTCGGTGATGGCGGGACCGGGGCGGCGGCCACGGCCACCACCGTTGCCGGCCGCGGTGGAGATGCCGGGTTGATCGGGTCCGGCGGGGCCGGCGGAGCGGGTCTGGCTGGCTCGAGTGCGGCCACGATGGCCGGCGGGTCCGGCGGCCGCGGTGGATTGTTGCTCGGCGACGGCGGGGCCGGAGCGCCCGGGGCGGCGTCGTTTGACCCGAATGTTGCCGGGGGCGCTGGAGGCGCTGGCGGGGACGCCGGGAAAATCGGCGATGGTGGTCGCGGCGGCGACGGCGGGCACGGCGCCACCGGTACCGCCGGCGACGCAACCCATCTCGAAGGCGGCAGGGGTAGTGACGGTGGGGCCGGCGGCAAAGGAGGCAACGCCGGCGACTACGGCCACGGTGGGGCCGGCGGCACGGGTGGCCAGGGCGGCCGGGGCGGCACGGGCAGTGCCGGGCTCACCCCGGGCGACAAAGGGTTTCAAGGCGGTCTCGGGGGCAGCGGCGGGGTTGGCGGAGCTGGCGGCGAGGGCGGCCTGATCAAGGGCAACGGTGGCGCCGGCGGGGCAGGTGGCATCGGCGGGACCGGCGGCATCGGCGGCGACGGCTCACGAGGCGATACACCTCTTGGTCCCTTCAATGTTGACGGCCATTCCGGTGGGGACGGCGGTCGCGGCGGCCTCGGCGGCAACGGTGGTCACGGCGGCGTTGGTGGTGGGCACACCGCCGGAAACGGATTCCACGACGGCACCACGGGCGCCGGCGGTGTCGGCGGTGTTGGCGGGACCGGCGGCAACGGCGGCACCGGCGGTGACGGCCTGCACACCGCACTGGGGCGCCAAGGAAACGGTGGTGCCGGCGGGCACGGCGGGAATGGCAATCAGGGCGGTTACGGCGGCCTCAGCGGTGATGAATCCAGCAGAGCCGCCCAGGGCGCCACCGGAAACGACGGCAACGGCGGTAACGGCGGCAAGGGCGCCAACGGCAATGCCGCACTCGGCGCCAACCGCAACGGCGGCAACGGCGGTATCGGCGGTACTGGTTTCATCGGCGGCAACGGCGGCAACGGAGGCGGCGGCGTCGCCGGCGGGACCGGCGGAAACGGCGGCAACGGCGCTGCCGGAGTCAGCGCAGGAGGCGCAGGAGGCGCCGGCGGCGCCGGCGGTGAGGGCAACGGCGCCAACGACGTCGACGGCGGAAACGGCGGAAACGGCGGAAACGGCGGTCACGGCGCCAGCACCGGAGGCAACGGCGGCAACGGCGGCGCCGGCGGAAACGGCAACGGCGGCACCGCAGGCACCGGCGGCAAAGGCGGGGATGGCGGCACCGCCAGCAATGACGGGGTTGGCGGCGACGGTGGTAGCGGGGGCCGAGGGGGCGACGGCAACACCCGATACACCCCAAGAGGAAACGTCGGCGGCCATGGCGGCAATGGCGGAGCCGGCGGCGCCGCCGGTACCGGCGGCCATGGCGGCAGCGGCGGCGACGGCGGAAACGGAGGGATCAACGCCAACGGCGCGGCCGGCGGCGCGGGCGGCAACGGTGGCGCCGGCGGCGGCAGCACGTTGTTGGCCAACGGGCACGGCGGGTCCGGCGGGGCCGGCGGCAATGGGGGCATCGGCGGCGAGAATGCGTCCAACCGCGGGGCGACTGGTGGTGCCGGCGGCGCCGGCGGGATTGGTGGCGCCGGCAGCCTCTCTATCAACGGCGGCGGTTACGGCGGCCTTGGCGGGAACGGCGGCACCGGTGGTGCCGGAGGCGCCGGCGCCAATGAGACCTACGGCGGGAGTGGCGGTTCCGGCGGCGCCGCCGGCAACGGTGGGGTTGGTGGCCTCAACGGCGTCGGTGGAAACGGCGGGGTCGGCGGCCACGGCGGCACCGGCGCCAACGGCCAGTTCAACGGCGGCAACGGGGGCAGGGGCGGCGTCGGCGGCACCGGCGGCGCCGGAACCACCGCCGGCAATGGGGGCCACGGCGGGACCGGCGGGACCGGCGGTGACGGCCAGACCGCTGCCGGCGTCGGTGGTAGCGGGGGTACCGGCGGCAACGGTGGTTCCTCCAACACTGCCGACGGCGTCGCCGGCAAGGGCGGGGCTGGCGGCGACGCCGGCGACGGCGGCCGCGGCGCACAGACTGGCGCCCAAGGCGGGCACGGCGGTAAGGGCGGGCTTGGCGGCGACAACGTCTACGGAGCCGGCGGCGCGGGCGGCGACGGCGGGCGCGGCGGCTCGGGCGGCTACGCCGGTAACGGTGGCCCCTGGTCAAGTCCCGGCACCGGCGGCACCGGCGGCACCGGCGGTGCTGGCGGCACGGGCGTCACCGGCGGCGACGGCGGGCGCGGCGGCAGCGGCGGCGCCGGTGGAGACGGGGCGGGCACGTTCGCCGGCAACGGCGGCAACGGCGGCCTCGGTGGTGCCGGCGGCCTGGGCACCGACGGCTACGGCGGCTGGGGCGGCGAGGGCGGGTGGGGCGGCGACGCCGGCACCACCAGGTTGAGCTCCGCCGTCGGCGGCTCCGGCGGCAATGGCGGCCACGGCGGCACCAGCACCCTGAACGGACAGCAGGTTGTCGGCAGCGACGGTGGCCCCGGCGAAGGCCCCGGACCAAACCGCTCGGGCGGCGAGGGAGGCAGTCGCGGTCGCCCTGGTGGCCGCTAG
- a CDS encoding ABC transporter ATP-binding protein has protein sequence MIRFDNVDKVYADGTTAVDQLSLEVADGMLTVFVGPSGCGKTTALRMINRMVEPSSGTVTVNGTDVSTVNPVRLRLGIGYVIQNAGLMPHQRVIDNVATVPVLKGQSRRAARKAAYEVLERVGLNPKVASRYPAQLSGGEQQRVGVARALAADPPILLMDEAFSAVDPVVRHDLQNEILRLQSDLHKTIVFVTHDIDEAFKLGEVVAVFAPGGRLQQCDQPARLLARPANEFVSKFIGLGRGYRLLQLFDGAGLELHDLERICVSSLGRSQLPDGWALVVSDDDVPVGWIDADGLRRHRDGATLPDAMTVVGAVFRPNGNLSQALDAALSSPSSMGVAVDEGGKVIGGVLADDVLSALKSRR, from the coding sequence TTGATCAGGTTTGACAATGTCGACAAGGTGTACGCCGACGGCACCACCGCCGTAGACCAACTGAGCCTCGAAGTCGCCGACGGCATGCTGACCGTTTTCGTGGGCCCATCGGGCTGTGGCAAGACAACCGCACTGCGCATGATCAACCGCATGGTCGAGCCGAGTTCGGGCACCGTCACCGTCAACGGCACCGACGTCTCCACGGTGAACCCGGTGAGGTTGCGCCTCGGGATCGGTTACGTCATCCAAAACGCGGGGCTGATGCCCCATCAGCGGGTGATCGACAATGTCGCGACGGTGCCGGTGCTGAAGGGGCAGTCACGCCGGGCCGCCCGCAAAGCCGCCTACGAAGTACTCGAACGGGTAGGTCTGAACCCCAAGGTGGCCAGCCGTTATCCGGCCCAACTCTCCGGTGGCGAACAACAGCGGGTCGGGGTGGCGCGGGCGCTGGCGGCTGACCCGCCGATCCTGTTGATGGACGAGGCCTTCTCTGCTGTCGACCCGGTGGTGCGCCATGACCTGCAGAACGAAATCCTGCGTCTGCAAAGTGATCTACACAAGACCATCGTTTTCGTCACGCACGACATCGACGAGGCGTTCAAACTCGGCGAGGTGGTGGCGGTGTTCGCGCCGGGCGGCCGGCTGCAGCAATGCGACCAGCCCGCGCGGCTGCTCGCCCGCCCGGCCAATGAGTTCGTGTCGAAATTCATTGGCTTGGGCCGTGGCTACCGGCTGCTGCAACTCTTCGATGGGGCGGGTCTCGAGCTGCATGACCTCGAGCGGATCTGTGTGAGCAGTCTGGGGCGCTCACAACTGCCCGATGGCTGGGCGCTGGTGGTCAGCGACGATGACGTCCCGGTGGGCTGGATTGACGCCGACGGATTGCGCCGCCACCGCGATGGTGCGACCCTGCCGGACGCCATGACGGTGGTGGGGGCGGTATTCCGGCCGAACGGCAACCTTAGCCAGGCGCTGGATGCCGCGCTGTCGTCGCCGTCATCCATGGGTGTGGCCGTCGACGAAGGCGGCAAGGTCATCGGTGGAGTGCTGGCCGATGACGTGCTGTCCGCGTTGAAAAGCCGGCGATAA
- a CDS encoding histidine phosphatase family protein: protein MQMLLVRHALPLRSEHGEGSDPVLSDTGVAQVSRLPEALSRFPIARVISSPQRRAVQTAEPVATARGLAIDIDDRFAEYDRDLPHYIPVEQIRTEKPQEWARMAQGKLPSAVDEDAFRARVRAVVDDVVSAAGPDDTVAVFSHGGVINVVLHEILGTARLLSFPIDYASVTRLLFSRTGQATVATVNSTEHVWDLLPRNQRW from the coding sequence ATGCAGATGCTGCTGGTCCGGCATGCACTGCCGCTGCGCAGCGAGCATGGCGAAGGTTCGGATCCGGTCCTGTCCGACACCGGGGTGGCGCAGGTCAGCCGCCTGCCCGAGGCGCTCTCCCGGTTCCCCATCGCCCGGGTGATCAGCAGTCCACAACGCCGTGCCGTCCAGACCGCCGAACCCGTCGCGACCGCACGCGGGCTGGCCATCGACATCGACGATCGCTTCGCCGAATACGACCGCGACCTGCCGCATTACATTCCCGTCGAGCAGATCCGCACCGAGAAGCCCCAGGAGTGGGCGAGGATGGCTCAGGGGAAGCTGCCCAGCGCGGTCGACGAGGACGCCTTTCGCGCGCGGGTTCGTGCGGTGGTTGACGACGTGGTGTCCGCAGCTGGCCCCGACGACACGGTCGCGGTGTTCAGCCATGGCGGAGTGATCAACGTGGTGCTGCACGAGATTCTGGGGACCGCGCGGCTCTTGTCGTTTCCTATCGACTACGCCTCGGTCACCCGGCTGCTGTTCTCGCGGACCGGCCAGGCCACGGTGGCCACGGTGAATTCGACCGAACACGTGTGGGATCTGCTGCCCCGAAACCAGCGGTGGTAG
- a CDS encoding ABC transporter permease yields the protein MPYLMTHLGAAWALTMVHLRLSLIPVLIGTAIAVPLGLFVQHRPTLRRLTTATTSVVFTIPSLALFVVLPLIIKTRILQEANVIIALSAYTSALLVRAVLEALDAVPAQVRDAAVAVGYSPIARMLKVELPLSIPVLVSGLRVVVVTNIAMVSVGAVIGIGGLGTWFTAGYLMDKSDQIVAGITVMFVLAILIDMVLNVAGRLATPWERSSRSRRRFRSPIVGGAR from the coding sequence ATGCCTTACTTGATGACCCACCTCGGCGCCGCTTGGGCGCTGACCATGGTCCATCTACGGCTGTCGCTGATTCCGGTGCTGATCGGTACGGCGATCGCGGTCCCCCTGGGGCTGTTCGTGCAGCACAGACCGACGCTGCGTCGGCTGACGACGGCAACCACCAGCGTCGTCTTCACCATCCCGTCGCTCGCGCTGTTCGTGGTGTTGCCGCTGATCATCAAGACGCGGATCCTGCAAGAGGCGAACGTGATCATCGCGCTGTCGGCCTACACGAGCGCCCTGCTAGTGCGTGCCGTGCTGGAGGCCCTGGATGCGGTGCCCGCGCAGGTCCGGGATGCCGCCGTGGCGGTCGGCTATTCGCCGATTGCGCGAATGCTGAAAGTTGAACTGCCGCTATCGATTCCGGTGCTGGTATCCGGCCTGCGGGTGGTGGTGGTGACCAATATCGCAATGGTTTCGGTGGGGGCGGTGATCGGGATCGGCGGTCTGGGCACCTGGTTCACCGCGGGTTACCTGATGGACAAGAGCGACCAGATCGTGGCCGGTATCACCGTGATGTTTGTCCTGGCCATCCTGATCGACATGGTGCTCAACGTGGCTGGCCGGTTGGCCACGCCGTGGGAGCGCAGCTCGCGCAGCCGGCGTCGGTTCAGATCTCCGATCGTGGGTGGGGCCCGATGA
- a CDS encoding phosphotransferase family protein yields MTSVDRLDGLDLAALDGYLRSLGLGREGELRGELISGGRSNLTFRVYDDATSWLVRRPPLHGLTPSAHDMAREYRVVAALQDTPVPVARAIALCEDDTVLGAPFQIVEFVAGQVVRRRAQLEVLGSRAIDGCVDSLIRVLVDLHSIDPGAVGLGDFGKPDGYLQRQVRRWGSQWDLVRLPDDRRDGDVARLHSALQQAIPTQSCTSIVHGDYRIDNTILDADDPTRVRAVVDWELSTLGDPLSDAALMCVYRDPALDLIVNTQAAWTSPLLPTADELADRYSLVSGMSLGHWEFYMALAYFKLAIIAAGIDFRRRMSELADGKTDASDEAPEVVSPLISRGLAEITKPIS; encoded by the coding sequence GTGACTTCGGTTGACCGACTCGACGGCCTCGACCTGGCCGCGCTGGACGGGTATCTGCGTTCACTGGGTCTGGGGCGAGAGGGTGAGCTACGCGGCGAGCTGATCTCCGGCGGCCGCTCCAATCTGACATTCCGGGTCTACGACGATGCGACGAGTTGGCTGGTGCGGCGGCCACCGTTGCATGGGCTGACGCCTTCGGCACACGACATGGCTCGCGAATACCGGGTGGTGGCGGCGCTGCAGGACACCCCGGTTCCGGTGGCCCGCGCTATCGCGCTGTGCGAGGACGACACGGTGCTGGGCGCACCCTTCCAGATTGTGGAGTTCGTGGCCGGGCAGGTGGTGCGCCGCCGGGCCCAGCTCGAAGTGCTGGGTAGCAGGGCGATCGACGGCTGTGTTGACTCACTGATCCGGGTGCTCGTCGACCTGCACAGCATCGATCCGGGCGCCGTTGGGCTTGGCGATTTCGGCAAACCCGACGGCTACCTGCAGCGCCAGGTACGTCGATGGGGGTCGCAGTGGGACCTGGTGCGGTTGCCTGACGACCGCCGTGACGGCGACGTCGCGCGACTGCATTCGGCTCTGCAGCAAGCTATTCCGACGCAGAGTTGCACGTCGATCGTGCACGGCGACTACCGGATCGACAACACCATCTTGGACGCCGATGACCCGACGCGGGTTCGCGCGGTGGTCGATTGGGAACTTTCGACGCTGGGGGATCCGCTCAGCGACGCGGCGCTGATGTGCGTGTATCGCGACCCCGCACTGGACCTGATCGTCAACACCCAGGCCGCCTGGACATCCCCATTGCTACCGACGGCCGACGAGTTGGCCGATCGGTACTCGCTGGTTTCCGGGATGTCGCTGGGGCATTGGGAGTTCTACATGGCGTTGGCCTACTTCAAACTCGCCATCATCGCCGCCGGTATCGACTTCCGCAGACGCATGTCCGAGCTGGCCGATGGGAAAACCGATGCCTCCGATGAGGCCCCCGAGGTCGTTTCGCCGTTGATCTCTCGTGGCCTGGCGGAGATCACCAAGCCGATCTCCTAG